A single window of Granulicella mallensis MP5ACTX8 DNA harbors:
- a CDS encoding DUF5076 domain-containing protein — translation MSNKYLDPPPAAVRDKASFELLRVWVAEQGQHVSLRSGTWDDPFAWGIVLADLARHIVNAESMHRKEFDADAFLERMLEGFHAEIESPTDDAEGEILQ, via the coding sequence ATGAGCAATAAATATTTGGATCCGCCGCCAGCGGCGGTGCGGGACAAGGCATCGTTTGAGTTGTTGCGCGTGTGGGTCGCCGAGCAGGGGCAGCATGTAAGTCTGCGCTCCGGTACGTGGGACGATCCTTTTGCCTGGGGCATTGTGCTTGCGGATCTTGCACGCCACATTGTGAATGCGGAGTCGATGCATCGCAAGGAGTTCGACGCAGACGCGTTTCTTGAGCGAATGCTTGAGGGGTTCCACGCAGAGATTGAGTCGCCGACCGATGATGCCGAAGGCGAGATTTTGCAGTAA
- the plsX gene encoding phosphate acyltransferase PlsX yields the protein MPIDIVLDAMGSDKAPEPEIRGAILACRQLDVRVHLTGPEDLLRPKLREALKAYARGERLPVFISQASEWINMDDKAAQAVRSKRDSSMRVGLKMVREGRAAGFVTAGNTGAAMATAKMVLGSLSGVDRPALATIVPTTTGRPSLLLDVGANVDSDPENLVQFAVMGHVYAKNVLRIPNPRLGLLSIGEEDGKGNSLTRDTLPLLRELKGINFIGNVEGRDLFNGHADVIVCDGFVGNVALKTCEGTAKLLTVSLKESLKSTVTSQVGALLSRKAFADFKKRLDYSEYGGAILLGVRGVSIVGHGSSNERAIMNGIRVAAEFAQAEVNQGIETALSAR from the coding sequence ATGCCGATCGACATCGTTCTCGATGCCATGGGATCCGACAAGGCCCCCGAGCCTGAAATTCGCGGGGCCATTCTGGCCTGCCGTCAATTGGACGTTCGCGTTCACCTGACCGGGCCAGAAGATTTGTTGCGTCCCAAACTACGCGAGGCCCTCAAGGCCTACGCCAGGGGCGAGCGTCTGCCCGTTTTCATCTCCCAGGCCAGTGAGTGGATCAACATGGACGACAAGGCCGCGCAGGCGGTCCGTTCCAAGCGTGATTCCTCCATGCGCGTGGGCCTCAAGATGGTGCGCGAAGGCCGTGCCGCGGGCTTTGTGACCGCCGGCAACACCGGCGCCGCCATGGCCACCGCGAAGATGGTTCTGGGCTCGCTCTCGGGCGTCGACCGACCCGCGCTGGCGACCATTGTGCCTACGACGACCGGGCGGCCCTCGCTGCTGCTCGATGTCGGCGCCAACGTCGACTCCGATCCTGAAAATCTGGTGCAGTTCGCCGTGATGGGCCATGTGTACGCGAAGAACGTGCTGCGCATCCCGAATCCCCGCCTGGGCCTGCTCTCCATCGGAGAAGAGGACGGCAAGGGCAACTCGCTCACACGCGACACGCTGCCGCTGTTGCGCGAGCTGAAGGGAATCAACTTCATCGGCAACGTCGAAGGCCGCGATCTCTTCAACGGACATGCCGATGTCATCGTGTGCGACGGATTTGTGGGGAACGTCGCCCTGAAGACCTGCGAAGGCACGGCGAAGCTGTTGACCGTCTCCCTGAAGGAGAGCCTGAAGTCGACGGTTACGTCACAGGTAGGCGCGCTGCTCTCGCGCAAGGCCTTTGCGGACTTCAAGAAGCGGCTCGACTATTCGGAGTACGGTGGAGCGATCCTGTTGGGCGTACGCGGCGTCAGCATCGTCGGCCACGGATCGTCGAACGAGCGCGCCATCATGAACGGCATCCGGGTGGCTGCGGAGTTTGCGCAGGCCGAGGTCAACCAGGGAATCGAAACCGCGCTCAGTGCACGCTAA
- the rpmF gene encoding 50S ribosomal protein L32 — protein sequence MPNPKRRHSKQRTAKRRSHDFLTPTGVSECPTCHERKLPHRACKKCGEYKGRAVLAVKTAE from the coding sequence ATGCCTAATCCGAAACGGCGCCACTCCAAGCAGCGCACCGCCAAGCGCCGCAGCCACGACTTCCTGACCCCCACCGGTGTTTCCGAGTGCCCGACCTGCCACGAGCGCAAGCTGCCTCACCGCGCTTGCAAGAAGTGCGGCGAGTACAAGGGACGCGCTGTGTTGGCTGTCAAGACCGCCGAGTAA